From the bacterium genome, one window contains:
- a CDS encoding RsmD family RNA methyltransferase — MRVVAGSWRGRRLDAPEGLATRPTTDRVKEALFSILGRRVEGAPVVDLCCGAGGLGIEALSRGAAACDFVDSSPRALAAVRANLAACRADPAA, encoded by the coding sequence CAGCTGGCGCGGGCGTCGTCTCGACGCGCCGGAGGGCCTGGCCACACGGCCGACGACGGACCGGGTCAAGGAGGCCCTGTTCTCCATCCTGGGCCGCCGCGTCGAGGGCGCGCCGGTGGTCGATCTGTGCTGCGGCGCGGGCGGGCTGGGCATCGAGGCGCTGAGCCGGGGCGCCGCGGCCTGCGACTTCGTCGACAGCTCGCCGCGGGCGCTGGCCGCCGTGCGGGCCAACCTGGCGGCCTGCCGCGCCGATCCCGCCGCGG